Proteins found in one Ptychodera flava strain L36383 chromosome 3, AS_Pfla_20210202, whole genome shotgun sequence genomic segment:
- the LOC139129869 gene encoding cholinesterase-like — MLLSPLSDGLFHRAILQSGTTSNGVFPRENKSKQNKLAHGIGKVVGCERDNTEELVKCLRTVPAETFEENLDPEMRNLMTATGLGIDDVVNAAIPFVDGHLITGMTDDLLNQRAFTKTNVDIMIGTNADEGTFYLCMVMPQAINDPVLSINKTVYEQIWTAFIFESFKYIPAVQDAIKLMYVNWEEADSDDADYVEAYSQMQGDFEFVCPSDKSARAYSKFGANVYMYHMTHAPSTPIVPVAWVKAGHAEDIPFVFGLHFRNDAGQNNFTMKPEEVDMSLKIMRYWTNFAKTGNPNLSGVEGASSVEDWPLFKVPGLLYKELSPKMETKRALKAKECAFWNDFLPKLVKHTDAARVCAAPDDEAEKYKEDSNHP; from the exons ATGCTTCTATCACCACTGAGTGATGGCTTGTTCCACAGGGCGATTCTGCAG AGTGGAACGACATCCAACGGTGTTTTCCCTCGAGAAAACAAGTCAAAGCAAAATAAGCTGGCGCATGGTATCGGCAAAGTCGTCGGTTGTGAGAGGGACAACACCGAAGAATTGGTCAAGTGTTTACGCACTGTACCGGCTGAGACTTTCGAAGAAAATCTCGACCCAGAAATG AGGAACTTGATGACTGCTACCGGACTCGGGATTGATGACGTAGTAAACGCGGCGATACCTTTCGTTGATGGTCACTTGATAACCGGTATGACAGACGATCTCTTGAATCAGCGAGCATTTACAAAGACAAACGTCGACATCATGATCGGTACCAATGCCGACGAAGGTACGTTTTACCTCTGCATGGTCATGCCCCAGGCGATCAACGACCCGGTGTTGTCAATAAACAAGACTGTCTACGAACAAATATGGACTGCCTTCATATTTGAGTCGTTCAAGTACATTCCGGCGGTGCAGGACGCAATCAAGCTCATGTACGTCAACTGGGAGGAGGCGGACTCCGACGACGCTGACTATGTCGAAGCCTACTCTCAAATGCAGGGCGACTTCGAGTTCGTGTGCCCGTCGGATAAATCGGCGCGCGCTTACTCAAAATTTGGCGCCAACGTGTACATGTATCACATGACCCATGCGCCGTCTACGCCGATTGTGCCGGTCGCGTGGGTGAAAGCTGGTCACGCTGAAGATATACCATTTGTGTTTGGATTACACTTTAGAAACGACGCAGGCCAGAATAATTTCACAATGAAGCCAGAGGAAGTGGATATGTCACTAAAGATTATGCGATACTGGACAAACTTTGCTAAAACCGG GAATCCTAACTTATCTggcgttgagggcgcatcaTCTGTGGAGGACTGGCCACTGTTTAAAGTACCCGGATTACTGTACAAGGAACTCTCTCCGAAAATGGAAACCAAGCGAGCACTGAAAGCAAAGGAGTGTGCATTCTGGAATGACTTCCTTCCTAAACTTGTGAAGCATACAG ATGCTGCTAGAGTGTGTGCAGCCCCCGATGATGAAGCTGAGAAGTACAAAGAAGATAGCAATCACCCTTAA